One Streptosporangium sp. NBC_01495 DNA window includes the following coding sequences:
- a CDS encoding CHAT domain-containing protein, producing the protein MTGGSSRIPPLAGDPLDLLPLVFARPADALAGARAVLSGAPSPHDASVAHQVIGIWQRDFGDLVVAIGHLRQARVLAARSGSPNREADVLATLGAALIHAGRTRQGMAALEAAVERGSGVTGARVLFRRGYAWWVLGGHREALDDLRRAIPTLRRAQDTIWTARALTLRATVHLAMGSVERAEADFIAAEQLWDTTDQEHDKADAVESRGLAAFRSGDLPAALHLFDEAASRYEALGTPMFVLHIRRCGVLLAAGLAREALEEADAATEQLNRMGGQTTRSAELLLIAARAAIAAGEPHAAIARASTAIRLFSSQRRDWWQAHARLVLVQARFAAGKVSGRSVRDAAEVAVRLAELRSPEAVQASLLAGRTALALGWEADAERHLAAAARTRARGPAFARVDGWVAQALRAAAAGRTRGVLDACRRGLDLLDEHRMTLGASELRARATAQGAELAVLAQRATLAGGSPRRFLGWSERWRATVLAVPPTRPPDDPELLRDVTAFREISSRVDTARPGGVPVPALEREQRRLEREIRARTLRTRSAGGFDGHRFDAGPLLDGLGDGWLIEIVAVDGELYVLLCGRGRVRRFAAGRLADAAIDADHARAGLRRIAYGGSEGRLPVLEAGGRRLQESLLGPAVRHLGDGPVVVVPPGRLHGVPWALLPALGERVLSVSPSASAWLRARRIEPSPSTERVVLVRGPGLATGGAEIPLLAARYGEATVLESGTAVAPAVLAALDGSRLAHIAAHGTFRSDSPMFSSLRMDDGPLTVHDLERLHSAPYRIVLSSCDSGRLQPVGANELLGLAAALLPLGTAGIVASSVPVDDEAVVPLMLALHEGLRRGLSMAEALRDARLAMPGDDLNRATGWSFSAIGGA; encoded by the coding sequence GTGACCGGGGGAAGCTCGCGGATCCCGCCGCTCGCGGGAGACCCTCTCGATCTCCTGCCCCTGGTGTTCGCCCGCCCCGCGGACGCGCTGGCCGGAGCGCGGGCCGTGCTGTCGGGCGCCCCCTCCCCGCACGACGCCTCCGTCGCCCACCAGGTGATCGGCATCTGGCAGCGCGACTTCGGCGACCTCGTGGTGGCGATCGGCCACCTCCGGCAGGCCCGTGTCCTGGCCGCCAGGTCCGGTTCCCCGAACCGCGAGGCGGACGTGCTGGCGACCCTGGGAGCCGCCCTCATCCACGCGGGCCGCACCAGGCAGGGGATGGCCGCGCTGGAGGCGGCCGTCGAGAGGGGCAGCGGGGTCACCGGGGCCCGCGTGCTGTTCCGCCGCGGCTACGCCTGGTGGGTTCTCGGGGGGCACCGCGAGGCGCTCGACGACCTGCGGCGGGCCATTCCCACCCTGCGTCGGGCCCAGGACACGATCTGGACCGCGCGGGCGCTCACGCTCAGGGCGACCGTCCACCTGGCCATGGGATCCGTCGAGCGGGCCGAGGCCGACTTCATCGCCGCCGAGCAGCTGTGGGACACCACCGACCAGGAGCACGACAAGGCCGACGCCGTGGAGAGCCGCGGGCTGGCGGCGTTCCGGTCCGGTGACCTCCCCGCGGCGCTCCATCTCTTCGACGAGGCCGCGAGCCGGTACGAGGCCCTCGGCACGCCCATGTTCGTCCTGCACATCCGGCGGTGCGGGGTGCTCCTGGCGGCCGGGCTGGCGCGCGAGGCGCTGGAGGAGGCCGACGCCGCCACGGAGCAGCTGAACCGCATGGGAGGGCAGACGACCCGCAGCGCCGAGCTCCTCCTGATCGCCGCGCGGGCCGCGATCGCGGCGGGTGAGCCGCACGCGGCGATCGCCCGCGCGAGCACGGCCATCCGGCTGTTCTCCAGCCAGCGCCGCGACTGGTGGCAGGCCCACGCACGGCTGGTGCTGGTCCAGGCCAGGTTCGCGGCGGGAAAGGTCTCCGGCCGCTCGGTGCGCGACGCCGCCGAGGTCGCGGTACGGCTGGCGGAGCTGCGTTCCCCCGAGGCGGTCCAGGCCTCGCTGCTGGCCGGGCGCACCGCCCTCGCCCTCGGCTGGGAGGCCGACGCGGAACGGCACCTGGCCGCCGCGGCCAGGACCAGGGCGCGCGGGCCCGCCTTCGCCCGCGTGGACGGCTGGGTGGCGCAGGCGCTCAGGGCGGCCGCAGCGGGGCGTACGCGCGGCGTGCTGGACGCCTGCCGCCGGGGGCTCGACCTGCTGGACGAGCACAGGATGACCCTGGGCGCCTCGGAGCTGCGGGCGCGGGCCACCGCGCAGGGGGCCGAGCTGGCCGTGCTCGCGCAGCGGGCGACCCTCGCCGGGGGGAGCCCCCGCAGGTTCCTCGGCTGGAGCGAACGCTGGCGCGCCACCGTGCTCGCGGTCCCGCCCACCCGGCCCCCGGACGATCCCGAGCTGCTGCGGGACGTGACGGCCTTCCGCGAGATCAGCAGCCGGGTCGACACGGCGCGGCCGGGAGGCGTGCCGGTCCCCGCGCTGGAGCGCGAGCAGCGGCGGCTGGAGAGGGAGATCCGCGCCCGGACGCTCCGCACCCGCAGCGCGGGCGGCTTCGACGGGCACCGCTTCGACGCGGGCCCCCTGCTCGACGGGCTGGGCGACGGGTGGCTGATCGAGATCGTCGCCGTCGACGGGGAGCTGTACGTCCTGCTCTGCGGCCGGGGGAGGGTGCGCAGGTTCGCCGCGGGGCGGCTGGCCGACGCGGCGATCGACGCCGACCACGCCCGCGCCGGCCTCAGACGGATCGCGTACGGGGGCTCGGAGGGCAGGTTGCCCGTCCTGGAGGCGGGCGGGCGCCGCCTCCAGGAGTCGCTGCTCGGCCCCGCCGTGCGCCACCTCGGGGACGGCCCCGTGGTCGTCGTACCGCCGGGCAGGCTGCACGGCGTCCCCTGGGCGCTGCTGCCGGCGCTGGGCGAGCGGGTGCTGAGCGTGTCGCCGTCCGCGAGCGCCTGGCTCCGCGCCCGGCGGATCGAGCCGTCGCCGTCCACGGAGCGGGTCGTGCTGGTCAGGGGGCCGGGGCTGGCGACCGGCGGTGCCGAGATCCCGCTCCTGGCCGCGCGGTACGGGGAGGCGACCGTGCTGGAGTCCGGGACCGCGGTCGCCCCGGCCGTGCTCGCGGCGCTCGACGGCAGCAGGCTCGCCCACATCGCCGCGCACGGCACCTTCCGCTCCGACAGCCCGATGTTCTCCTCCCTGAGGATGGACGACGGCCCGCTCACGGTGCACGACCTCGAACGGCTGCACAGTGCCCCGTACCGGATCGTCCTGTCCAGCTGCGACTCCGGCAGGCTGCAGCCGGTCGGCGCGAACGAGCTGCTCGGCCTCGCCGCGGCGCTGCTGCCGCTGGGTACGGCCGGGATCGTGGCGAGTTCGGTGCCCGTCGACGACGAGGCCGTGGTGCCGCTGATGCTGGCCCTGCACGAGGGGCTGCGGCGCGGCCTGAGCATGGCCGAGGCCCTGCGCGACGCGCGGCTGGCGATGCCCGGCGACGACCTCAACCGGGCGACCGGCTGGTCCTTCTCCGCCATCGGCGGGGCCTGA
- a CDS encoding LuxR C-terminal-related transcriptional regulator gives MRNPRSPWPFTARTEELDLVRRNLAAGRRGVVVTGAAGSGRSRLAAEAVPEAVTEPLHARITGTPDTRDTPLAAFAPLLSRPPRLAELSASPGPAPYLTKSSPRLTGLLCPPDPVEALDGVRVLVVDDAHLLDDSSAAIVLRLALRGRTRLLVTVREGEPVPEDVSRLWEEDLLPRMALAPLTESECGELLSRAVGGYVDTLTVRRLHRASRGDLRLLRELVVAVHAGGDLSHVSGTWTWRGTPPMTARVRELVEDTIRDVGGEERRALELIASGRPLRLITSGEPPEPNASGELPELTTSGEPPKPNASGEPPEPIASGGPLDAGAEVAFAVLERLRAKGLVTVDDRLSIRLAHPLHGPVLRAAAERLRTGGPSGARRLPRASALEAECEELAAHAYAGRLSGIPRGTGERMAEEDIGWDEPAMPEFCARRARVARLRGETREAIAWSREGLRRAPHHRGCLAELAHASAYIGDLTTAWQALSRGPAPDGDIRARMWPATQDRSPAHPAHPAHPAHPAHPAHPARPLSAVAPGDTRSWALATERARTWTLAAEGNLDGALQSALRAAGDDPLEDDLFALHDVVRLGTPELVVERLGELADRAEGDLAPLLAWHARALAGRDGEALDKVARGLADLGLLLHAAETFAHAALVHDDRRASQTSRNRASTLASACQGARSSALVNLALPKLTARQRQIVSLAAAGLTNRQIAEQLTVSIRTVANHLCDAYARLGSSDRAGLGKLFTVG, from the coding sequence GTGAGAAACCCACGGTCCCCCTGGCCGTTCACGGCCAGGACTGAGGAACTCGATCTCGTACGGCGAAACCTGGCGGCCGGTCGCCGGGGCGTCGTCGTGACCGGCGCGGCGGGGAGCGGCAGGAGCCGCCTGGCCGCCGAGGCCGTACCCGAGGCTGTGACCGAGCCGCTCCACGCACGGATCACCGGAACGCCGGACACCCGGGACACCCCGCTCGCCGCCTTCGCCCCTCTCCTTTCCCGCCCCCCGCGCCTCGCGGAGCTCTCCGCCTCCCCGGGGCCGGCGCCGTACCTCACGAAATCCTCCCCGCGCCTCACGGGGCTTCTCTGCCCGCCGGACCCCGTCGAGGCGCTGGACGGGGTACGCGTGCTCGTCGTGGACGACGCCCACCTCCTGGACGACTCCTCGGCCGCGATCGTCCTCCGTCTGGCGCTCAGGGGGCGCACCCGCCTGCTCGTCACGGTCAGGGAGGGCGAGCCCGTCCCCGAGGACGTCTCCAGGCTCTGGGAGGAGGACCTCCTGCCCCGCATGGCGCTGGCCCCCCTGACGGAGAGCGAGTGCGGCGAGCTGCTGTCCCGCGCGGTGGGCGGCTACGTGGACACCCTCACCGTCCGGCGCCTGCACCGGGCGAGCCGCGGCGATCTGCGGCTCCTGCGCGAGCTGGTCGTCGCCGTCCACGCCGGGGGAGACCTGAGCCACGTGTCGGGCACGTGGACCTGGCGGGGAACTCCCCCGATGACGGCGCGCGTCAGGGAGCTGGTGGAGGACACGATCCGCGACGTCGGCGGGGAGGAGCGGAGGGCGCTGGAACTCATCGCGTCCGGCAGGCCCCTCAGGCTCATCACGTCCGGCGAACCCCCGGAACCCAACGCGTCCGGCGAACTCCCGGAACTCACCACGTCCGGCGAACCGCCGAAGCCCAACGCGTCCGGCGAACCCCCAGAACCCATCGCGTCCGGCGGGCCGCTGGACGCGGGCGCCGAGGTGGCCTTCGCCGTCCTCGAACGTCTGCGGGCGAAGGGGCTGGTCACCGTGGACGACCGGCTGTCGATCCGGCTCGCCCACCCGCTGCACGGCCCGGTGCTCCGGGCCGCCGCGGAGCGCCTGCGGACGGGCGGGCCGTCCGGCGCGCGACGGCTCCCCCGGGCCTCGGCGCTGGAGGCCGAGTGCGAGGAGCTGGCCGCGCACGCGTACGCGGGAAGGCTCTCGGGGATACCGCGCGGCACCGGCGAACGGATGGCCGAGGAGGACATCGGCTGGGACGAGCCCGCGATGCCGGAGTTCTGCGCGCGGCGGGCCCGGGTCGCCCGGCTTCGCGGGGAGACCCGCGAGGCCATCGCCTGGAGCCGCGAGGGGCTGCGCCGCGCCCCCCACCACCGCGGCTGCCTGGCCGAACTCGCTCACGCCTCCGCCTACATCGGCGACCTGACGACGGCGTGGCAGGCCCTGTCACGCGGTCCGGCCCCCGACGGAGACATACGGGCGCGCATGTGGCCCGCCACCCAGGACCGCTCCCCGGCACACCCGGCACACCCGGCACACCCAGCACACCCGGCACACCCAGCACACCCGGCACGCCCGCTGTCCGCGGTGGCCCCGGGGGACACGCGGTCGTGGGCGCTCGCCACCGAGCGGGCACGGACCTGGACACTCGCCGCCGAGGGGAACCTCGACGGGGCCCTGCAATCCGCGCTGCGCGCCGCCGGGGACGACCCGCTCGAAGACGACCTCTTCGCCCTGCACGACGTGGTGCGGCTCGGTACCCCCGAGCTGGTCGTCGAGCGGCTCGGGGAGCTGGCCGACCGCGCGGAGGGGGACCTCGCCCCCCTGCTGGCGTGGCACGCCCGCGCGCTGGCCGGGCGCGACGGGGAGGCCCTGGACAAGGTGGCGCGAGGTCTCGCCGACCTCGGCCTGCTGCTGCACGCGGCGGAGACGTTCGCGCACGCGGCCCTCGTCCACGACGACCGGCGTGCCTCGCAGACCTCCAGGAACCGGGCCTCCACGCTGGCGAGCGCCTGCCAGGGGGCGCGCAGCTCCGCCCTGGTCAACCTCGCGCTGCCGAAGCTGACCGCACGCCAGCGGCAGATCGTCAGCCTCGCCGCGGCGGGCCTGACCAACCGGCAGATCGCCGAGCAGCTCACGGTGTCGATCCGTACGGTGGCCAACCACCTGTGTGACGCCTACGCGCGGCTCGGCAGCAGCGACCGCGCCGGCCTGGGAAAGCTCTTCACCGTCGGCTGA
- a CDS encoding M12 family metallopeptidase translates to MPMRADDGERVRHCSLPPYPAHAPPDGLEGRRREALLSGRRAWLNGTVLHYCFLGGQRDGGKRDGAQGDGGQRDGGQGSGARGDGGRYDGEQREVVRRGFQEWKDLGIGLEFAEVADHTEAEVRIGFRRDAGSWSAVGRDALRVGTASRTVNFGWDLTGPHGRGAVLHQIGHVIGMVHEHQSPYSGILWDEEAVYEDFAGPPNLWPRSRTFHNVIRRLDESEANGPVWDPLSVMGYRFGPGLILEPPCYRAGIAPPGTVSELDAAFARRWYPLPGAEPPPELSPFRSAPLGTEAGEQRDFVITPRATRDYTVGVFGECDTVLVLFEEVGGDLRYLAGDDDGGHPRNASLRVHLLRDRRYVLRARVHSCWGPGQAAVMCW, encoded by the coding sequence ATGCCGATGAGGGCGGACGACGGCGAGCGCGTCCGGCACTGCTCGCTCCCGCCGTACCCCGCCCACGCGCCGCCGGACGGGCTTGAGGGGAGGCGGCGCGAGGCCCTGCTCTCGGGGCGGCGGGCGTGGCTGAACGGTACGGTCCTGCACTACTGCTTCCTGGGCGGGCAGCGCGACGGCGGGAAACGTGACGGTGCGCAGGGGGACGGCGGGCAGCGCGACGGCGGGCAGGGGAGCGGTGCGCGGGGCGACGGCGGGCGGTATGACGGTGAGCAGCGTGAGGTCGTGCGCCGGGGTTTCCAGGAGTGGAAGGACCTCGGCATCGGGCTGGAGTTCGCCGAGGTCGCCGACCATACCGAGGCGGAGGTACGGATCGGGTTCCGGCGGGACGCCGGATCGTGGTCGGCCGTGGGACGCGACGCGCTCCGCGTCGGGACCGCCTCCCGCACGGTGAACTTCGGCTGGGATCTCACCGGGCCGCACGGCCGGGGCGCCGTGCTGCACCAGATCGGCCACGTCATCGGCATGGTCCACGAGCACCAGAGTCCGTACTCGGGCATCCTCTGGGACGAGGAGGCCGTCTACGAGGACTTCGCGGGGCCGCCGAACCTCTGGCCGAGGTCGCGGACGTTCCACAACGTCATCCGCAGGCTCGACGAGAGCGAGGCGAACGGCCCGGTGTGGGACCCGCTGTCCGTCATGGGATACCGGTTCGGCCCGGGGCTCATCCTGGAGCCCCCGTGCTACCGGGCGGGGATCGCGCCGCCGGGCACCGTCTCCGAGCTCGACGCCGCGTTCGCCCGCCGCTGGTACCCGCTCCCGGGCGCCGAGCCGCCGCCCGAGCTGTCGCCGTTCCGCTCCGCCCCGCTCGGCACCGAGGCGGGCGAACAGCGCGACTTCGTGATCACCCCTCGCGCGACCCGTGACTACACCGTCGGCGTCTTCGGCGAGTGCGACACGGTGCTGGTGCTGTTCGAGGAGGTCGGCGGCGACCTGCGCTACCTGGCGGGCGACGACGACGGAGGGCACCCGCGCAACGCGTCCCTCCGCGTCCACCTGCTCAGGGACCGCCGCTACGTCCTCCGCGCGCGGGTCCACTCCTGCTGGGGACCCGGCCAGGCCGCAGTCATGTGCTGGTGA
- a CDS encoding glycoside hydrolase family 130 protein encodes MTIRDLATRLDQSLAPDPRRVIIKLFVPGEDAALARSRASGLIERITLLGHDETAALLEETLRGFGDRHRDLATTFLHHYDLVRYRVPSHLDLRPAARLLVGAYFSHEYAVEGAALCNPSMVAHPDQSGLSPGQLRVVISTRQIGEGHLSSIGFATAVLGPGDELVVADRSGPLTTGPRHGVPHRRDLLAAALADEDWDNEVSATVLGSLPELFDDDDFERAVTRLPTDLLTRTTTHGTVEELRRATASDYAVTFPADVPLERRVLWPATAAESNGMEDARFVRFVGEDGTPSYRATYTAYDGRHIRSRMLASDDLRTFEVTPLRGPAAANKGMALFPRQVGGRHLALCRSDGETIGLTSLDEDSRWRRPVPLHTPRSGWELIQVGNCGSPLETESGWLVLTHGVGPMRRYAIGALLLDLDEPHRVVAELPGTLLTPGDTEREGYVPNVVYSCGGLLHADALWLPYGASDARIGFARVTLATLLGAMRSPPGAG; translated from the coding sequence ATGACCATCCGGGACCTGGCCACCCGGCTCGACCAGAGCCTCGCCCCAGACCCGCGAAGAGTGATCATCAAGCTGTTCGTGCCCGGCGAGGACGCCGCCCTGGCGCGCAGCCGGGCCTCCGGCCTGATCGAGCGCATCACGCTCCTCGGCCACGACGAGACCGCCGCGCTGCTGGAGGAGACTCTGCGGGGGTTCGGCGACCGGCACCGCGACCTCGCGACGACCTTCCTGCACCACTACGACCTGGTCCGCTACCGGGTTCCGAGCCATCTCGACCTGCGACCGGCGGCCCGTCTCCTGGTCGGCGCCTACTTCAGCCACGAGTACGCGGTGGAGGGCGCCGCGCTGTGCAATCCCTCGATGGTCGCCCACCCCGACCAGTCCGGCCTGAGCCCGGGACAGCTGCGCGTGGTGATCAGCACGCGGCAGATCGGCGAGGGCCACCTGTCGTCCATCGGCTTCGCCACGGCGGTGCTCGGCCCCGGCGACGAGCTCGTCGTCGCCGACCGCTCGGGACCGCTGACCACCGGCCCCCGGCACGGCGTCCCCCACCGGCGCGACCTGCTCGCCGCCGCGCTCGCCGACGAGGACTGGGACAACGAGGTCTCCGCCACCGTGCTTGGCTCGCTGCCGGAGCTCTTCGACGACGATGACTTCGAGCGGGCGGTCACCCGGCTCCCCACCGACCTGCTCACCCGCACCACCACGCACGGCACCGTGGAGGAGCTGCGCCGGGCGACCGCCTCCGACTACGCCGTGACCTTCCCCGCCGACGTCCCCCTCGAGCGGCGGGTGCTCTGGCCCGCCACCGCGGCCGAGAGCAACGGGATGGAGGACGCCCGTTTCGTGAGGTTTGTCGGCGAGGACGGCACGCCTTCGTACCGCGCCACCTACACCGCCTACGACGGGCGGCACATCCGCTCGCGCATGCTCGCCAGCGATGACCTGCGCACCTTCGAGGTCACCCCGCTGCGCGGGCCGGCCGCCGCCAACAAGGGGATGGCGCTGTTCCCGCGTCAGGTGGGCGGGCGCCATCTGGCGCTGTGCCGCTCCGACGGCGAGACCATCGGCCTGACCTCCCTCGACGAGGACAGCAGGTGGCGGCGGCCGGTGCCGCTGCACACCCCCCGCAGCGGCTGGGAGCTGATCCAGGTCGGCAACTGCGGCTCCCCTCTGGAGACCGAGTCCGGCTGGCTCGTCCTGACCCACGGCGTCGGCCCGATGCGCCGCTACGCCATCGGCGCGCTGCTGCTCGACCTGGACGAGCCGCACCGCGTCGTCGCCGAGCTCCCGGGCACGCTCCTCACCCCCGGCGACACCGAGCGCGAGGGGTACGTGCCCAACGTCGTGTACTCCTGCGGCGGCCTGCTGCACGCGGACGCCCTCTGGTTGCCGTACGGGGCGAGCGACGCCCGGATCGGATTCGCCCGCGTGACCCTCGCCACCCTTCTGGGGGCGATGCGGTCGCCGCCGGGAGCCGGGTGA
- a CDS encoding glycosyltransferase: MTPATPVPPAVAPAVPGFRHLARLSDDTGLFEHARHAVVRRQHGYCTDDVARGLVVTSREPAPTPRVRRLAECYLAFLTHAQDGSGAFRNRLSHDRRWADEPGLGDWWGRALWGLGTAAARNPAPWIRDEALISFTLGATRRSPHPRAMAFAGLGAAEVLRVLPGDAPAAALLADAALAVGVPSADPDWPWPQPRLTYANAALAEVLIAAGHLGGNASILADGLRMLAWLRDIQTRDGRLSVVPVAGWRRHAPRDRYDQQPIEVAALADAFATAGAVTGDPSWQAGVWQASAWFQGANDRGTAMWDTATGGGYDGLTLDGPNLNQGAESTIALISTMQHAERLMSERSEVL, translated from the coding sequence GTGACCCCCGCGACCCCCGTCCCCCCCGCGGTCGCCCCCGCCGTCCCCGGCTTCAGGCACCTGGCACGGCTGAGCGACGACACCGGCCTGTTCGAACACGCCAGGCACGCCGTCGTCCGCCGCCAGCACGGCTACTGCACCGACGACGTCGCCCGCGGGCTCGTCGTGACCAGCCGCGAACCGGCGCCGACCCCCCGGGTCCGGCGGCTCGCGGAGTGCTACCTGGCCTTCCTCACGCACGCGCAGGACGGCTCCGGCGCGTTCCGCAACCGCCTATCCCACGACCGGCGCTGGGCCGACGAACCCGGCCTCGGCGACTGGTGGGGACGGGCGCTGTGGGGCCTGGGCACCGCGGCGGCCCGCAACCCCGCCCCGTGGATCCGCGACGAGGCCCTGATCTCCTTCACCCTCGGCGCCACCAGGCGGTCCCCGCATCCGCGCGCCATGGCGTTCGCCGGGCTCGGCGCGGCGGAGGTCCTGCGCGTCCTGCCGGGCGACGCCCCGGCCGCGGCCCTGCTCGCGGACGCCGCCCTCGCGGTCGGCGTCCCCTCGGCCGATCCCGACTGGCCGTGGCCGCAGCCGCGGTTGACGTACGCCAACGCCGCCCTCGCCGAGGTGCTCATCGCGGCGGGCCACCTCGGCGGGAACGCCTCGATACTCGCCGACGGCCTGCGGATGCTCGCCTGGCTCCGCGACATCCAGACCAGGGACGGGCGGCTGTCCGTCGTACCCGTCGCCGGCTGGCGGCGGCACGCGCCGCGGGACCGCTACGACCAGCAGCCGATCGAGGTCGCCGCGCTCGCCGACGCCTTCGCCACAGCGGGCGCCGTCACCGGCGACCCCTCCTGGCAGGCGGGGGTGTGGCAGGCGTCGGCGTGGTTCCAGGGCGCCAACGACCGGGGGACGGCGATGTGGGACACCGCGACCGGAGGCGGCTACGACGGCCTGACCCTGGACGGCCCCAACCTGAACCAGGGCGCGGAGTCGACCATCGCGCTCATCTCCACCATGCAGCACGCCGAACGTCTGATGAGCGAACGGAGTGAGGTCCTCTGA
- a CDS encoding glycosyltransferase: protein MACTYGFLSTHPPTQCGLATFNSALAAHLTEDGTRGGIVRVTTDVDDERPVPGVVHTWAPGGHESWKAATSALERFDVAVVQHEYGIYPGTDGQDVLPLLRHLMVPSIVVLHTVLTRPTPRQRRLLEQIVDAAGAVVTMTGTARDRLLAGYHVNAAKVSVIPHGAADHMRVPAQRRPRPHLLTWGLIGPGKGIEWALQALALLGDLSPSPTYTIAGKTHPKVLEHHGEAYRTRLQRMGTRLGVSTSVRYDPVYRDQASLIRLIRSADVVVLPYDSHEQVTSGVLIEAVAAGVPVVATSFPHAVELLTDGPGLLVPHGDPAALAAAVRRILTEPGLAEDLRNRTHALVPTLLWPAVAARYEDLARGLLAGRPAAAAVALP, encoded by the coding sequence TTGGCCTGTACATACGGATTTCTCAGCACCCACCCGCCCACACAGTGCGGGCTGGCCACCTTCAACTCCGCCCTGGCCGCCCACCTCACCGAGGATGGCACCCGCGGCGGGATCGTTCGTGTCACCACGGACGTCGACGACGAGCGCCCCGTGCCCGGGGTCGTGCACACCTGGGCACCCGGGGGGCACGAGAGCTGGAAGGCGGCGACCTCCGCCCTGGAGCGGTTCGACGTCGCGGTGGTCCAGCACGAGTACGGCATCTACCCCGGCACGGACGGCCAGGACGTCCTGCCGCTGCTGCGGCATCTCATGGTGCCCAGCATCGTGGTCCTGCACACCGTGCTGACCCGGCCGACCCCCCGGCAGCGACGGCTGCTCGAGCAGATCGTGGACGCCGCCGGCGCGGTGGTCACCATGACCGGTACCGCCCGCGACCGGCTGCTCGCCGGCTACCACGTCAACGCGGCCAAGGTGTCCGTCATCCCGCACGGCGCCGCCGACCACATGCGCGTCCCGGCCCAGCGCCGCCCGCGGCCGCACCTGCTCACCTGGGGACTGATCGGCCCCGGCAAGGGCATCGAGTGGGCGTTGCAGGCGCTCGCCCTGCTGGGGGACCTCTCTCCCTCTCCCACGTACACGATCGCGGGCAAGACCCACCCCAAGGTGCTCGAACACCACGGGGAGGCCTACCGCACCCGGCTGCAGCGGATGGGGACGCGGCTCGGCGTGTCCACCTCCGTGCGGTACGACCCGGTCTACCGCGACCAGGCCTCGCTGATCCGGCTGATCCGTTCGGCCGACGTGGTCGTGCTGCCGTACGACTCGCACGAGCAGGTCACCTCCGGCGTCCTGATCGAGGCGGTGGCGGCCGGGGTCCCGGTCGTCGCCACGTCCTTCCCGCACGCCGTGGAACTGCTCACCGACGGGCCCGGCCTGCTCGTACCCCACGGAGACCCCGCGGCGCTCGCCGCGGCCGTACGCCGGATCCTCACCGAACCCGGCCTGGCCGAGGACCTCAGGAACCGTACCCACGCCCTGGTCCCGACCCTGCTGTGGCCCGCCGTCGCGGCGCGCTACGAGGACCTCGCCCGGGGCCTCCTCGCCGGACGCCCGGCAGCCGCGGCGGTGGCCCTGCCGTGA
- a CDS encoding glycosyltransferase family 4 protein has protein sequence MTPLKVALLGPIAWRTPPRHYGPWEQVTSLLAEGLTAGGVDVTLFATLDSITSGTLDGVCPTGYAEDPSLDGRVWEAMHVAHALGRSAEFDLVHSHLDWLPLAFADHCRAPLLTTVHGFSGAGILPAYARARSAYVSISDADRSPELDYVATVHHGIDLGLLPFDPRGGRGLVVFGRVHPDKGTHTAIEIARRAGLPLTVCGIVQDRSYFEERVAPHVDGERVRFLGSVGPERRAEILGGSAALLHPIAFDEPFGLSVVESMACGTPVVAYRRGSMAEVVDPGVTGFLVDTVEEAVSAVSRVGAIDRAGCRAQAERRFGVDRMVANYLRVYRDIVDRA, from the coding sequence GTGACCCCGCTGAAGGTGGCCCTGCTGGGACCGATCGCCTGGCGTACGCCGCCGCGCCACTACGGACCGTGGGAGCAGGTCACCAGCCTGCTCGCCGAGGGACTGACCGCCGGGGGCGTCGACGTGACGCTCTTCGCCACCCTTGACTCGATCACCTCGGGGACGCTCGACGGGGTCTGCCCCACCGGGTACGCCGAGGATCCGTCCCTCGACGGGCGGGTGTGGGAGGCGATGCACGTCGCGCACGCGCTGGGGCGTTCCGCCGAGTTCGACCTCGTCCACAGCCACCTCGACTGGCTGCCCCTGGCCTTCGCGGACCACTGCCGCGCCCCGCTGCTCACCACGGTCCACGGGTTCTCCGGGGCGGGGATCCTGCCCGCCTACGCCCGTGCCCGATCGGCCTACGTCTCCATCTCCGACGCCGACCGCTCCCCCGAGCTCGACTACGTCGCCACGGTCCACCACGGCATCGACCTCGGCCTCCTGCCCTTCGACCCCCGTGGCGGCCGGGGGCTGGTCGTCTTCGGCCGGGTCCACCCCGACAAGGGGACGCACACGGCGATCGAGATCGCGCGACGGGCCGGCCTGCCGCTGACCGTCTGCGGGATCGTCCAGGACCGAAGCTACTTCGAGGAGCGGGTCGCCCCGCACGTCGACGGCGAGCGGGTCAGGTTCCTCGGCTCGGTCGGGCCCGAGCGGCGCGCCGAGATCCTCGGCGGAAGCGCGGCCCTGCTGCATCCCATCGCGTTCGACGAGCCCTTCGGCCTGTCGGTGGTCGAGTCGATGGCCTGCGGCACCCCCGTGGTCGCCTACCGGCGCGGGTCGATGGCCGAGGTCGTGGATCCGGGTGTGACGGGCTTCCTGGTGGACACCGTCGAGGAGGCGGTCTCCGCGGTTTCGCGCGTCGGCGCGATCGACCGGGCGGGTTGCCGTGCCCAGGCCGAACGCAGATTCGGCGTGGACAGAATGGTGGCCAATTATTTACGCGTCTACCGCGACATAGTGGACCGAGCGTAA